The Sphingosinicella humi genome has a window encoding:
- the gmtY gene encoding gamma-mobile-trio recombinase GmtY, which produces MRSVRGRVATYVIARDRARENRLTAVVLINGEIFQPFGEYLAERSLSLSRERAYAQAIVRLIEFMAARAADFAEERNRHQLFTSFSHALHRGTLGAGEEDPHGLYWLPCSSDTVESLTVAACEFSDWLVDKYKTRPLNPYRQASHAERIAFWRSWNKMRSAALLAHTKDRAVAEANASVARRFALPSRAPAVAGRPKFFPHERFGDLIGSGFINPGKSKSTIPWVKYNIRDQMICILMYGASVRVSEACHMFVGDVYEDPFDKTMSHVRMYHPSEGEIEWIDPRTGKYISTNRATFLKVMYDRSPLHWDDKSGWKGMLLKRHGKFRPLLWLPAEYGRLFLQLYRLYVRYVRPANVNHPWLFVTKEGEPMNPEAIRRSMAAACRRIGLRSREADGTTPHGLRHGYGQRMQDLVDAGLIDKKIFQVGMGQTSILSQEVYNDREAHLVQRRLAEVGAAIPVASIP; this is translated from the coding sequence GTGCGCTCAGTTCGTGGACGAGTAGCGACATACGTTATCGCACGGGATAGGGCGCGCGAGAACCGCCTTACTGCGGTCGTCCTCATCAATGGCGAAATATTTCAACCCTTCGGGGAATATCTCGCGGAGCGTAGCCTCAGCCTCAGCAGGGAAAGGGCGTACGCTCAAGCCATCGTTCGTCTCATCGAGTTCATGGCTGCCCGAGCTGCTGATTTCGCAGAGGAAAGGAACCGCCATCAGCTTTTCACGAGCTTCTCACATGCTCTGCACCGAGGCACCTTGGGCGCGGGAGAAGAAGACCCGCACGGGCTATACTGGCTGCCCTGCAGCTCTGACACCGTTGAGAGTCTCACCGTGGCGGCATGCGAATTCTCGGACTGGCTCGTCGACAAGTACAAGACGAGGCCGCTGAACCCATATCGCCAGGCTTCACATGCAGAGCGCATCGCGTTCTGGCGTAGCTGGAACAAGATGCGCTCCGCAGCTCTGCTTGCACATACCAAGGATCGCGCCGTGGCGGAGGCAAATGCGTCCGTGGCTCGGCGGTTTGCCCTTCCATCAAGAGCTCCAGCTGTCGCGGGCCGGCCAAAATTTTTTCCACACGAGCGATTTGGAGACCTCATAGGGTCCGGCTTCATCAATCCAGGAAAGTCGAAGTCTACTATACCTTGGGTGAAATATAATATCCGTGATCAGATGATATGTATCCTGATGTACGGCGCTAGCGTCCGCGTCTCGGAAGCGTGTCATATGTTCGTCGGCGACGTCTATGAGGACCCATTTGATAAGACGATGTCTCACGTTAGAATGTATCACCCCTCTGAAGGTGAAATAGAATGGATCGATCCAAGGACTGGGAAGTACATTTCGACTAATCGAGCAACATTCCTGAAGGTGATGTATGACAGGAGTCCACTCCATTGGGATGATAAAAGTGGATGGAAGGGAATGCTACTAAAGAGGCACGGGAAGTTCAGGCCTCTGCTTTGGCTTCCTGCGGAGTACGGAAGGCTATTCCTTCAACTTTACCGGCTGTATGTACGATACGTTCGTCCAGCCAATGTTAACCACCCGTGGTTGTTCGTCACCAAAGAGGGTGAGCCGATGAACCCAGAGGCCATTCGTCGTAGCATGGCTGCCGCCTGCCGGAGAATTGGTCTTCGAAGCCGCGAAGCCGACGGCACCACGCCGCATGGGCTTCGTCACGGCTACGGTCAGCGGATGCAGGATCTCGTCGACGCTGGTCTGATTGACAAGAAGATTTTCCAAGTGGGCATGGGGCAGACTTCGATACTGTCGCAGGAGGTCTACAATGACCGAGAGGCCCATCTCGTGCAACGTCGCCTTGCCGAGGTTGGCGCGGCAATTCCTGTAGCTTCGATACCTTAG
- a CDS encoding MbcA/ParS/Xre antitoxin family protein: MEQSGSGWDLNDSKAQLGAPALLAFFQLVTVWRLTEKEQMKLLGLTSRSTLQRWKAGQVSEVNHDTVKRISYLLGIFKAINTLLPEQKRADAWIRAPNTAPLFGGRSALDRMTSGDVGDLSLVRQYLESQLS; this comes from the coding sequence ATGGAACAAAGTGGCTCAGGCTGGGATCTCAACGATAGCAAAGCACAGCTCGGTGCGCCTGCGCTGCTTGCGTTCTTCCAACTCGTCACAGTCTGGCGCCTGACCGAGAAGGAGCAGATGAAGCTGCTCGGACTTACGTCCCGATCAACACTGCAGAGATGGAAGGCTGGTCAGGTCTCGGAGGTGAATCACGATACCGTCAAACGCATCTCGTACCTGCTCGGGATCTTCAAAGCCATAAACACCCTGCTGCCGGAGCAGAAGAGGGCGGACGCTTGGATCCGCGCTCCGAATACGGCACCACTGTTCGGCGGTCGCAGCGCTCTGGATCGCATGACATCCGGAGACGTGGGCGACCTCTCCCTGGTCCGACAGTATCTCGAAAGCCAGCTCAGCTGA
- a CDS encoding AAA family ATPase, whose product MSRLTFDYGKLDGRRLRATFLESFPGIGPVRAEKLLDRFGTGLPEILASEELVLQELIPALDETRGVVATRIGYAMHARWPREAAGYAAHEWLEGHGIHEVGLARKIVGICGPNAIEILADNPYVLARTVPWLKVDKLGLQVLTTRMPLAEARASPERLQGCVDRFMSNCTQRGHTAVGGIELRKGLAGLLCVHPQSELVERAVRFAVHRRRLIMCGELFRSPGFAWMEGKIAVRISRWSTEGAILGSAIDRALAHVERTMPHSLHQEQRQAVIATLSRRFSIMCGGAGTGKTSTIRAIANTWAELGGRVLLATLSGKAALRLGQATSRLARTIHRLLRELDERDERIEEGKAAPEGLSLLDATTLLVIDEASMVDVGQWMHITDRVEASGARLLITGDVAQLPPIGPGTIFHTLAQEKSRVAQLETIHRQTGESGIPEVSLAIRKRIEPALKRYSGAADGVSHIGCGLPDIDREVVRVVADLGGFTSDRHDLLVIAALNRTVDRLNSHFHDRHKAGKPEVKGHLGSWFCVGDPVVHLENDYQKALFNGMLGHVVEADVERRGLTVRFEERLVSFDAKATVRLALAYALTCHKLQGSQAARVVIVVEPSTLLDPTWLYTAITRAEKQAVLVGPPEALADALRRPPAFRGRVTAFAHDLFRTSSMDK is encoded by the coding sequence ATGAGCCGCCTCACATTCGACTACGGCAAACTCGACGGCCGCCGATTGCGCGCGACTTTCCTAGAATCTTTCCCCGGTATTGGACCCGTAAGGGCTGAGAAACTGCTGGATCGCTTCGGGACGGGGCTGCCGGAGATACTCGCCAGCGAAGAGCTCGTACTTCAGGAGCTTATACCCGCCTTAGACGAGACGCGTGGCGTAGTTGCCACGCGGATTGGCTACGCCATGCACGCACGCTGGCCGCGTGAGGCAGCCGGGTATGCTGCTCACGAATGGCTCGAAGGGCACGGGATACATGAGGTAGGTCTTGCGCGAAAAATCGTTGGTATCTGCGGCCCGAACGCCATCGAGATCCTGGCCGACAATCCATATGTCCTCGCCAGAACCGTGCCTTGGCTGAAGGTCGACAAGCTCGGGTTGCAGGTACTCACAACTAGAATGCCACTTGCTGAAGCGCGAGCATCACCCGAGCGGCTGCAAGGTTGTGTCGATCGCTTCATGTCAAATTGCACGCAGCGCGGGCACACTGCTGTCGGTGGCATTGAGCTTAGGAAGGGCCTCGCAGGCCTCCTATGTGTCCACCCGCAGTCTGAGTTGGTGGAGCGCGCGGTTCGATTTGCGGTCCACAGACGCCGGCTTATCATGTGCGGTGAGCTGTTTCGCTCTCCTGGCTTTGCCTGGATGGAGGGGAAGATCGCAGTACGCATCTCTCGTTGGTCAACAGAAGGCGCGATCCTCGGATCAGCGATTGATCGTGCCTTGGCTCATGTTGAAAGAACGATGCCGCACTCGCTCCACCAAGAGCAGCGGCAGGCCGTAATAGCCACATTAAGCCGCCGCTTCTCTATCATGTGCGGAGGGGCTGGAACGGGCAAAACCTCCACCATTCGTGCGATAGCGAACACTTGGGCGGAGTTGGGCGGGCGAGTTCTCCTGGCTACATTGTCCGGAAAGGCAGCACTCAGGCTCGGGCAGGCCACGTCGCGGCTTGCAAGAACCATTCACCGACTACTGCGAGAACTGGATGAACGCGACGAGCGGATTGAGGAAGGGAAAGCCGCGCCGGAGGGATTGTCACTGCTAGACGCGACGACGCTGCTCGTCATTGACGAAGCCAGCATGGTGGACGTCGGTCAATGGATGCACATCACGGACCGCGTGGAAGCGTCAGGTGCTCGCCTACTGATAACGGGCGATGTGGCGCAGCTGCCGCCAATTGGCCCGGGCACCATCTTTCACACGCTCGCGCAGGAAAAATCTCGAGTAGCGCAGCTCGAGACGATCCATCGACAAACCGGGGAAAGCGGCATTCCTGAGGTCTCGCTGGCGATCCGAAAGCGAATTGAGCCAGCACTGAAGAGGTACTCTGGCGCGGCAGACGGAGTGTCACACATCGGGTGTGGCCTACCAGACATTGATCGGGAAGTTGTTCGGGTTGTGGCTGACCTCGGGGGGTTCACCTCCGACCGTCATGACCTCCTGGTCATCGCTGCCCTGAACAGGACCGTAGACCGCCTCAACAGCCACTTCCATGACCGCCACAAGGCGGGAAAGCCAGAAGTGAAGGGGCACTTGGGATCTTGGTTCTGCGTCGGTGACCCGGTGGTTCACCTGGAGAACGATTATCAGAAGGCGCTGTTCAACGGCATGCTAGGTCATGTTGTAGAGGCCGACGTAGAACGCCGTGGATTGACCGTTCGGTTCGAGGAACGGCTGGTTTCGTTCGACGCTAAGGCCACTGTCCGGCTAGCGCTGGCATACGCGCTCACCTGCCATAAGCTTCAAGGTAGCCAGGCAGCGCGCGTCGTGATCGTGGTGGAGCCATCCACGCTCTTGGATCCGACCTGGCTGTATACAGCTATCACACGTGCGGAGAAGCAGGCCGTCCTTGTCGGCCCCCCTGAGGCGTTGGCGGACGCCCTACGTAGGCCACCGGCGTTCAGGGGGCGGGTTACGGCGTTTGCTCACGACCTATTCCGCACATCATCGATGGACAAGTAA
- the gmtZ gene encoding gamma-mobile-trio integrase GmtZ translates to MPHIKAILDDFKAHDDKASGTNKSPLNRYRGLIDVLISTQGVQEVGDLTPEVYRLCLEGRKINTNTHRSLPRLIIAAMTRAYGQTAVTSTVTDYVGWVRPVSKKQDVRFEWVVKREPEMEAWRSASEEWFAQRQRSRNGALSALTVFLEHLLDDSRLPREPIEYLRGTTWARSDIKPFRAEVERNTRNAHSFLEWLIVTRCVEEGEDGHPYILPGFRNPIIISGERRQNLPETYREAMPTKYVTLLKEILTADDAATPKVIGRSKLGWKGGDWLNWFDEQLGCYVEVWSPVRNSAILLKLETPLRTFQVRMLNSGEADRSRFNIATGKWEENSHELAGEADPPKGVIRRRGDDLCLYINTNKTADVGRRDQERGYEIPWNHEPVVRLLDELRQWQEKYNPVSHQTQWQDLAARELMIRHTAEALAARGAETFLFRDPCSEHRDQPVTDGRLRSYWIKLLTELERRLRDMGIEDKLILSRRADGAPSAVAYDLHSLRVTWITAMAEKGVDLAILMKVAGHCTAIMTAYYQKHSIGHISRVLNSASAEMQARQQEGWEAHLKSKAYDELKSAIAYNDVDAVDAAAKGARASWVRIDYGICPVGCMRCHEGGPLLHRRADGYTVHGPVPGPGSKNCVRCRFFMSGPAFLIGLHARFNEVGFRFREASRRYKEAQREFEQLDHLRVQAAQTGSIFDKVKQWDTASAVLDQRTNEADDWALTWHATYNLIMQCQQLLRGSDGGGAERNVSLITLGSAEDLEFVVELDDRGEREFELIDNVCQAAVFYQSIDASVPNLKRLRMFDAFLARAGLEALFLHISEEDGLRIANELAKFMYTQFGRDETNALMAGERLLQSLGYEEQTAFRAKLEGLTGTRLSRRGQNLLIEQTATEAAE, encoded by the coding sequence ATGCCGCACATCAAGGCGATCCTTGATGACTTCAAAGCGCATGACGACAAGGCAAGTGGAACGAACAAGAGTCCGCTTAACCGGTATCGCGGGCTGATAGACGTCCTGATTTCGACACAAGGAGTGCAGGAGGTCGGTGACCTCACCCCGGAGGTTTATCGACTCTGCCTTGAAGGCCGAAAAATTAATACCAACACGCACCGGAGTCTTCCACGGCTCATAATCGCGGCCATGACTCGCGCGTATGGCCAAACGGCGGTCACGTCGACCGTGACCGACTACGTTGGCTGGGTAAGGCCCGTCTCGAAAAAGCAGGACGTCAGATTCGAATGGGTCGTCAAGCGCGAACCGGAAATGGAGGCGTGGCGGTCCGCATCTGAAGAGTGGTTCGCGCAGCGGCAGCGGAGCCGAAATGGAGCACTCAGCGCTCTCACGGTTTTTCTGGAGCATCTCCTCGACGACTCGCGTCTGCCGAGAGAGCCGATCGAATACTTGAGGGGCACCACGTGGGCGCGTTCAGATATCAAGCCCTTCAGAGCGGAAGTTGAGCGGAATACCCGCAACGCTCACTCGTTTCTGGAATGGCTAATCGTCACTCGTTGCGTGGAAGAAGGCGAGGACGGTCACCCGTATATTCTGCCCGGCTTTCGTAATCCGATTATCATTTCCGGCGAAAGGCGCCAGAACCTACCGGAAACATATCGCGAGGCGATGCCTACAAAATATGTCACCCTGCTGAAGGAAATCCTGACGGCAGATGATGCAGCTACGCCTAAGGTAATCGGAAGATCTAAACTCGGTTGGAAGGGCGGCGACTGGCTCAATTGGTTTGATGAGCAACTCGGCTGCTATGTGGAAGTTTGGTCGCCAGTCCGTAATTCAGCCATATTGCTCAAGCTAGAGACGCCGCTTCGTACATTCCAAGTGAGGATGTTGAACTCTGGCGAGGCAGATCGTTCGCGCTTCAACATCGCTACCGGAAAGTGGGAAGAGAACTCCCATGAGTTAGCCGGCGAAGCGGATCCCCCAAAGGGGGTCATTCGTCGCCGTGGTGATGACCTATGTCTATATATCAACACAAATAAGACGGCGGACGTGGGCCGGAGAGATCAGGAGCGGGGCTACGAAATACCTTGGAATCATGAGCCTGTCGTCAGACTGCTCGATGAACTCAGGCAGTGGCAGGAAAAATACAACCCAGTCTCTCACCAAACACAATGGCAAGACCTCGCCGCGAGGGAGCTCATGATCCGCCACACGGCAGAAGCTCTCGCTGCACGTGGGGCGGAAACTTTCCTCTTCCGCGACCCATGCTCCGAACATCGGGATCAGCCGGTGACCGACGGCCGGCTTCGGAGCTATTGGATCAAGCTGCTCACCGAGCTCGAGCGTCGACTGCGCGACATGGGCATCGAGGACAAACTGATCCTCTCGCGCAGAGCTGATGGTGCTCCTTCTGCAGTCGCCTACGACCTGCACTCCCTTCGCGTCACGTGGATTACCGCCATGGCGGAGAAGGGTGTCGATCTGGCCATTCTGATGAAGGTGGCGGGCCACTGCACCGCAATCATGACGGCCTATTATCAGAAGCATTCAATCGGCCATATCTCGCGTGTTCTGAACTCTGCCTCCGCTGAGATGCAAGCTAGGCAACAGGAGGGCTGGGAGGCACATCTAAAATCCAAGGCATACGATGAGTTGAAATCGGCAATCGCCTATAACGATGTCGATGCGGTTGATGCTGCAGCGAAGGGTGCACGGGCGTCCTGGGTCCGCATTGACTACGGCATTTGCCCAGTCGGTTGCATGCGGTGTCACGAAGGAGGCCCACTCCTCCACCGTCGGGCGGACGGCTACACCGTCCACGGGCCGGTGCCGGGCCCAGGCAGCAAGAATTGCGTGCGGTGCCGGTTTTTCATGTCTGGCCCTGCCTTCCTGATTGGATTGCACGCGCGGTTCAACGAAGTGGGCTTCAGGTTCCGCGAGGCCTCCCGCCGCTACAAAGAAGCTCAGCGTGAGTTTGAGCAATTGGACCACCTCCGTGTTCAGGCAGCCCAAACTGGCTCTATTTTCGACAAGGTAAAACAATGGGATACTGCTTCGGCGGTCCTCGACCAGCGCACGAACGAGGCTGATGATTGGGCGCTCACATGGCACGCCACCTACAACCTGATTATGCAGTGCCAACAGCTCCTGCGTGGAAGTGACGGCGGCGGTGCGGAGAGAAACGTCTCACTAATCACTCTGGGCAGCGCAGAAGATTTAGAGTTTGTCGTGGAGCTGGATGACCGAGGAGAACGGGAATTCGAGCTGATCGATAACGTATGCCAGGCAGCCGTTTTCTACCAATCGATCGACGCAAGCGTTCCCAATTTGAAGCGACTGAGGATGTTCGACGCCTTCCTGGCCCGGGCTGGCCTCGAGGCGCTCTTCCTTCATATCTCTGAGGAAGATGGACTAAGGATCGCCAACGAATTGGCAAAATTCATGTACACACAATTTGGTCGGGATGAGACAAACGCCCTCATGGCTGGCGAACGATTGCTCCAATCATTAGGTTATGAGGAGCAAACAGCATTTCGGGCTAAGCTGGAGGGGCTTACCGGCACCCGGCTGTCGAGGCGCGGACAGAATCTCCTCATCGAGCAGACAGCTACGGAGGCTGCGGAGTGA
- a CDS encoding TrlF family AAA-like ATPase, producing the protein MSDRGSEWRRWDLHVHTPESALANHYADWPSYLDALEAKGKGISVLGVTDYCSIEGYKKVVAARAEGRLSSFDLVIPNIEFRTHPETGKGKAINLHILVDPDAPDATAEIEQALGLLTFRYNDIDYPCSTEGLRRLGRAVDGSQTDPWGAFKAGVNAFKPDFAEIRRWLDNQGRWIRRNGIVVVANGKDGPSGLSKDAGFAAVREELYRCADMVFSGNPADRLYFLGHGSDDPDEVKEKNGSLKPCIHGSDAHDEDKLFQPDDDRYCWIKAKPTFEGLRQLLHEPEHRVAIGPTPPAPTDSSKIIDHVALAGAPEWFADEIIHLNSGLVTIIGEKGAGKTALAELIAFTTAAWKSEGSPASFISKASPTIDDLTVAVTWADGTVTSRRVGDGRAADLARVRYLSQDFVEELCSTDVSGSRLIREIEDVVFGYIEEGDRLDSSDFAGLRRLRTDHVTQKKREVTARVSTLNREILAIEERLTGRSEKEMLLQRIKDDLTAIDAQLPALQVSVDPAVAAEIERLTAIRKDKGSQLASANRRLARLATARAKAVDFIAATERAFLDIRPALIEVGFTEAEADRLRPVIQADGLNPFGPIEARTRQDVASLSGLPENPDPAGETVADLDHRLEKLNGKLATDEQQRKRLIELQKQRARMEGDQRRLETEIANLDGPVKDDMAAKIEERWTTYLSYFNLLDEERAELAKLYAPLEKVIPADGDGAEAGFELQVRLSAAPAEWIEVGRDMFDKRRNGVALANDEILRDVRRTLFEAWRSADRQAIRTSLDWLITQMGKPSAISDQLLGHATLERVYDWLFSTDHITLDYGLKYRGTDLERLSPGTRGIVLLVLYLAMDRQDRRPLIIDQPEGNLDNSSIYEALVPFLRKAKLTRQVILVSHNPNLVVTTDADQVLVARAERPEGARHPKISYSAGALEDVGTEEAIRAQTVKLLEGGRDPFKTREKRYALPA; encoded by the coding sequence ATGAGTGATCGGGGATCGGAGTGGCGACGCTGGGACCTGCACGTCCACACGCCCGAAAGCGCGCTCGCCAACCACTATGCAGACTGGCCTAGCTATCTGGACGCGCTCGAGGCGAAGGGCAAAGGCATCTCGGTGCTTGGCGTCACCGACTACTGCAGCATCGAAGGTTACAAGAAGGTCGTCGCCGCCAGAGCCGAAGGAAGGTTGTCGAGCTTCGACCTCGTCATTCCCAACATAGAATTCCGCACCCATCCCGAAACAGGGAAGGGAAAGGCCATCAACCTGCACATCCTGGTGGACCCGGACGCGCCGGACGCGACTGCCGAGATCGAACAGGCTCTCGGTCTTCTCACCTTTCGGTACAACGACATCGACTATCCCTGCTCGACTGAGGGCCTCCGCCGGCTCGGCCGCGCCGTCGACGGTAGCCAAACTGATCCTTGGGGCGCCTTCAAGGCGGGCGTGAATGCCTTCAAGCCCGACTTCGCGGAGATCCGGCGCTGGCTCGACAATCAAGGCCGCTGGATACGTCGCAATGGGATCGTCGTCGTCGCGAACGGGAAGGACGGTCCCTCCGGCCTATCCAAGGACGCCGGGTTCGCGGCGGTAAGGGAGGAGCTATACCGCTGCGCAGACATGGTCTTCTCGGGCAATCCTGCAGACCGGCTCTACTTCCTCGGTCACGGGTCGGACGATCCGGACGAGGTGAAGGAGAAGAACGGATCGCTGAAGCCTTGCATCCACGGCTCCGACGCGCATGACGAGGACAAGCTTTTTCAGCCGGACGACGACCGGTACTGTTGGATCAAGGCCAAGCCAACGTTTGAGGGTCTGCGGCAGCTGCTTCACGAGCCGGAACACCGCGTCGCAATTGGACCTACGCCGCCAGCGCCAACCGACTCCAGCAAGATCATCGATCATGTGGCGCTCGCCGGCGCCCCCGAATGGTTCGCGGACGAGATCATCCATCTTAATTCTGGGCTGGTGACGATTATCGGCGAAAAAGGTGCAGGAAAGACCGCGCTCGCCGAGTTGATCGCGTTCACGACCGCAGCCTGGAAGAGTGAGGGCTCGCCGGCATCCTTCATCAGCAAGGCCTCGCCCACCATCGACGATCTGACGGTGGCGGTCACCTGGGCGGACGGGACCGTGACGAGCCGCCGCGTAGGAGACGGTCGGGCCGCCGACCTCGCTAGGGTGCGCTACCTATCGCAGGACTTCGTCGAGGAGCTGTGCTCGACCGACGTTTCCGGAAGCCGCCTTATTCGCGAAATCGAAGACGTCGTGTTCGGCTACATCGAAGAGGGCGACCGCCTTGATTCGTCTGACTTCGCAGGCTTGCGTCGACTGCGGACCGATCACGTCACGCAGAAGAAGCGCGAGGTAACCGCGCGAGTCTCGACCCTCAATCGTGAGATTCTCGCGATCGAAGAGCGGCTGACCGGCCGTTCCGAGAAGGAGATGCTGCTGCAGCGCATCAAGGACGACCTGACCGCCATCGACGCCCAGCTCCCCGCCCTGCAGGTGAGCGTCGACCCGGCCGTGGCCGCTGAGATCGAGCGGCTGACGGCGATCCGCAAGGACAAGGGCTCACAGTTGGCCAGCGCAAACCGGCGGCTTGCTAGGCTTGCGACCGCGAGGGCTAAAGCGGTCGACTTCATCGCCGCAACCGAGCGGGCCTTCCTGGACATTCGGCCGGCGCTGATCGAGGTCGGCTTCACCGAGGCGGAAGCCGACCGGTTACGGCCGGTGATCCAGGCGGATGGGCTCAATCCGTTCGGGCCGATAGAGGCTCGGACGCGGCAAGACGTCGCCTCGCTTTCGGGGCTGCCCGAAAATCCTGATCCCGCTGGCGAAACCGTTGCCGACTTGGACCACAGACTGGAGAAGCTAAACGGCAAGCTCGCGACCGACGAGCAGCAGAGGAAGCGCCTGATCGAGTTACAGAAACAACGTGCACGGATGGAGGGCGATCAGCGCCGCCTCGAAACCGAGATCGCCAATCTCGATGGTCCGGTGAAGGATGACATGGCCGCAAAGATCGAAGAGCGCTGGACGACCTACCTCTCCTATTTCAATCTTCTCGATGAGGAGCGCGCCGAGTTGGCGAAGCTGTATGCGCCGTTGGAGAAGGTGATCCCCGCAGACGGCGACGGCGCCGAGGCTGGCTTTGAGCTTCAGGTGAGACTCAGCGCGGCTCCGGCCGAGTGGATCGAGGTCGGTCGGGACATGTTCGACAAGCGCAGGAACGGTGTGGCGCTCGCGAACGATGAGATCCTGCGTGACGTCCGACGCACGTTGTTCGAAGCTTGGCGGTCTGCCGACAGGCAGGCAATCAGGACGTCCCTCGACTGGCTAATCACTCAGATGGGGAAGCCATCGGCGATCAGCGACCAGCTGCTAGGTCATGCGACCCTCGAGCGTGTCTACGACTGGCTGTTTTCCACCGACCACATCACGCTCGACTATGGTTTGAAGTATCGCGGCACGGATCTGGAGCGGCTCTCGCCCGGCACGCGCGGGATCGTCCTGCTGGTCCTTTATTTGGCGATGGACCGACAAGACCGCCGCCCCCTCATCATCGACCAGCCAGAGGGCAACCTCGACAACTCGTCCATCTACGAGGCGCTCGTGCCTTTCCTCCGCAAGGCGAAGCTCACGCGGCAGGTGATCCTCGTCTCGCATAATCCGAACTTGGTCGTCACCACGGACGCCGATCAGGTTCTGGTCGCTCGCGCCGAACGGCCGGAGGGCGCCCGCCACCCCAAGATCTCGTATTCGGCAGGTGCGCTTGAGGATGTCGGAACGGAGGAGGCAATCCGAGCACAGACAGTCAAGCTGCTGGAAGGTGGTCGAGACCCCTTCAAGACACGTGAGAAGCGCTACGCTCTGCCGGCTTGA
- the gmtX gene encoding gamma-mobile-trio protein GmtX produces the protein MPPKPSVASFPPTDAEKCFARLLEGSKGSRRSNLETLWKALSQLRDEGVTDFSISAVGKRSQDLGGVQEQSIRNKNGAVYRELIDAFAGERGKTQSKSAAPQGNQIDRLIDEITDLGVRTLFKMEREEARRLKSENDMLRLAFRRLSIDTSEQGARDAGPASIALKEDQVSKTQIGSVSIVDRRAVDTFLSSDWLEARGWRIDPDGSIYDETTNWLVAPAGFADVLRRML, from the coding sequence ATGCCTCCTAAGCCCTCCGTCGCCAGCTTTCCGCCTACTGATGCAGAGAAGTGCTTTGCCCGCTTACTAGAGGGCTCGAAGGGATCGAGGAGGAGTAATTTAGAGACGTTGTGGAAAGCGCTGAGCCAGCTACGTGACGAGGGAGTTACCGACTTTAGCATCTCTGCAGTCGGCAAACGCTCGCAGGATTTGGGAGGTGTGCAAGAACAATCGATTAGAAATAAAAATGGTGCCGTTTACCGTGAGCTAATCGACGCATTCGCTGGTGAACGCGGAAAAACGCAATCCAAGTCGGCTGCTCCACAAGGAAATCAGATAGATAGGCTCATCGACGAAATAACGGACCTCGGTGTGCGGACGTTATTCAAAATGGAGCGCGAGGAGGCACGAAGGCTCAAATCTGAAAACGACATGCTTCGCCTGGCCTTCAGGCGCCTCTCAATCGACACCTCCGAGCAGGGAGCTCGAGACGCGGGGCCGGCGTCGATCGCGCTCAAGGAAGATCAAGTTTCGAAGACACAAATCGGTTCCGTAAGCATCGTGGATCGGCGCGCCGTCGATACATTTCTGTCCTCCGACTGGCTCGAAGCAAGAGGGTGGCGGATCGACCCCGACGGATCGATCTATGATGAGACGACAAATTGGCTCGTCGCACCGGCGGGATTTGCGGACGTTCTGCGGCGGATGCTCTGA